The genomic stretch CTATCGCCTGTTCGACTTCCGAAGGTGTCGGCAAAGGCCCCCAGACATTGCTCTTTATCCCGACGATATCTTTGGGTCCGACTATCTTTTTCCACGCTTCGGACGGTTTGTCGACTTCAAACAGGCGGGAAACAGCCGAATCGATCATTTCCTTAATGACCGGGGCATTCGGCTTACCCGCAGATGTCAGAGCCTTTTCGTCACGGATCAGCACCACCCGCGAAAGCTTGGGGGATTCATCCTCAGCCAGGGCTGTAAACGGCAGTCCCATGGTGGCGGCCAGGGCAGCGCAGGAGGCTCCCTTCAGAAAATCCCTGCGTGTCAGTACGGTTTTCTTGTCATCCATAACATCCCCCTCTCTTTACTTCCTGTCTAAATTCGTCTCAACCTGGATCATTAAGTCGGCCGCCTGTTGCATAGTCTGCGCGTCGAATACGAGTATCAGGTAGAGGCCGTTCTGGCTCACGCCGACCCAGACATCATTATCGATTTCAACTATATTCTCCTCACCCTCGGTCTTGAGGAATTCCCTGCGGAAATTTACCAGCGCAGTCGCAGCGTCCTCGATAATCGGGTACCTGACACACATCAGGTAGACACCCCCGGGCAGGTATTCCGCCAGGGCGGCATCGGTATCCTCATACAGGTTGAGGATATTGTCGGGGGAAAGATAGTAATGATAATTAAGTGATGTGTGCAGATGGAAGAACTTGAGCGTGTTGGCGACCCGGTTCGACTGAGGCAGGTAGCTTACGATTTCGGGCACCTGGCCGGTTTCTTCGATCCGTCCGGATATCAAAACAGCCAGGGCGGTCATAGCTTTTTCAACTTCTGCCGATGTTTCAGTCGGGCTGAGGCTGACGAAATAGCGTCCCTTCCAGAAGCTGATGATCCCTCCGCGCAGATCGGAACCCTGACCGACCCCCAGTTCAACACCTTCGCGGGAATGCATAAAGATTCCAAAAGCATCTTCCGCCTTGCCCATATCGAAAATCTCCACCGTGATTTCCGGCATATCCGGTTTGCTGTAGCGCCTCACCCAG from Candidatus Zixiibacteriota bacterium encodes the following:
- a CDS encoding twin-arginine translocation signal domain-containing protein — encoded protein: MDDKKTVLTRRDFLKGASCAALAATMGLPFTALAEDESPKLSRVVLIRDEKALTSAGKPNAPVIKEMIDSAVSRLFEVDKPSEAWKKIVGPKDIVGIKSNVWGPLPTPSEVEQAI